A single Phalacrocorax aristotelis chromosome 18, bGulAri2.1, whole genome shotgun sequence DNA region contains:
- the LOC142066281 gene encoding fibrinogen-like protein 1-like protein, which yields MGEFTVCFLSPAAHHSNLLFFASMLALLGPLLALEIENLERLKANLDDIINLHSDEPHLDDHGKNMQQSRTSNPQQGEHRRWPKDCSEIPTGSPSGVYVIQPTGLHPIVVYCEMNATSGGWTVLQRNRHSTEITWAESWSTYKYGFGNVQTEYWLGTEYIHQIAKQKVYQVRFVIWDASNTTKFADYNFFSVEDESHGYRLRLGTYAGTAGDAMTSNSANTMHDNMKFSAKDQDQDTSSGNCASSNGGGWWYSACYSVQLNVKGSITWGSLCSGNCKASAILIKPASYC from the exons ATGGGTGA ATTCACcgtgtgttttctttctccagctgctcATCACTCCAATCTTCTGTTCTTCGCCTCCATGCTGGCCCTACTAGGCCCTCTTCTTGCTCTGGAAATTGAAAACCTGGAAAGACTGAAAGCAAATTTAGATGATATAATTAATCTCCATTCAGATGAACCCCATCTGG ATGACCATGGAAAGaacatgcagcagagcagaacCAGTAACCCTCAGCAGGGAGAGCACCGCC GTTGGCCCAAGGACTGCAGCGAGATCCCCACTGGCAGCCCCAGTGGCGTGTACGTCATCCAGCCCACAGGACTGCACCCCATCGTGGTGTACTGCGAAATGAATGCAACGTCTGGGGGCTGGACAGTCCTCCAGAGGAACCGGCACAGCACGGAGATCACCTGGGCCGAGTCCTGGAGCACCTACAAGTACGGCTTTGGGAACGTGCAGACTGAGTACTGGCTGGGCACCGAGTACATCCATCAGATCGCCAAGCAGAAGGTCTACCAGGTCAGGTTTGTCATCTGGGATGCCTCAAACACCACCAAGTTTGCCGACTACAACTTCTTCAGTGTGGAAGATGAGTCCCATGGCTACCGGCTGAGGCTGGGAACGTACGCAGGGACAGCAGGGGATGCCATGACCTCAAACAGCGCTAACACCATGCACGACAACATGAAGTTCTCTGCTAAAGATCAGGATCAGGACACTTCCAGCGGGAACTGTGCCTCCAGCAATGGGGGCGGGTGGTGGTACTCGGCGTGTTATTCTGTGCAGCTGAATGTCAAGGGGAGCATAACGTGGGGCAGCCTGTGCAGTGGGAACTGCAAAGCTTCTGCCATCCTCATCAAACCAGCTTCCTACTGCTAg